From the uncultured Fretibacterium sp. genome, the window CCCTCGAGAAGACCCCTCCCGAACTGGCCAAGGACATCGTCGATCAGGGGATCGTGCTTTCCGGAGGGGTTTCCCTGATGCGGGGGTTTGCGGAGCGCCTCTCCCGGGCCGTCAATACCCCCGTCATCACCGCCGAGAAGCCGCTCTACTCCGTGGCCCTGGGGGTGGGGAAGATCCTGGAGAACCTGGGGGCCATGCGGCGGGTGCTGATGTCCGTCGAGCGGGGGTCCCGCTGAAAGCGTGCGGGATAATGTCCGGACGGAGGAACGGCCGTGCTTGACCGGCGCCAGATCCGTGAGTGGATTCACAGCCTGACGGCGCTCATCCTGGGGTTGGTGCTGCTGGCGGCCGGCTCTTCCCTGGGGGTGTCCAAGCAGATCGTGGGGCTTTGGGGTGAGGTCCTGTCCATACCGGAGCTTCCGGCCGTGCATCTGCGGGCCCTTCTGAGGGATGGATGGCTTTGGGCCCGGGAGAAATCGGCGCTCCAGCGTGAGATCGAGCGCCTGCGGGATGAGAATGCGAAGTTTCGCATCCTGGAGGCCGCCATGGCGAACGAGCGTCTCAGCTCCGATCTGGACGCCAGGATGGGCGGGGCCCGGGTGACCCTGAGGGCGCCCCTGTCCTGGTGGCACGAGATCCGCCTCGACAAGGGGGAGAGGAATCACGTCTCCGTGGGGCTGCCGATCTTCCAGAATGGATATCTCATCGGGCGCGTCACCTCGGTGTCGCTGTTCTCTTCCTGGGCGGAGCTCCTGACCTCGCCATCCCTGATGATTCCGGTCGTGATCGAGGAGACTCGGGACCTGGGGGTCGTTGTGGGGGATGGGAACGGTTCGGTCCTCCTGGACTACATCCCCTCGGGAAGGGGCAATATGGCCGGGATGAAGGTGAGTACGGCCTTAATCGGCGAGCAGCTGCCCCCGGGGCTGCCCATCGGTCGGATCAAGGAGGAGGTAGAGGTCTCCGGGAGCGGGTACGTCACCTATCGCCTGGAGCCCGGGGCGGACCTCACGCGGTTTTACGACGTCTCCATCCTCAGTCCCGCGCTTTTTTCCCCGTCGAAGAGGCCCCGCTGATGTCCTCCGTGCTGTTTTGGCTGCTCCAGGACCTTCTGACCGTGCTTTCCTGGGGGGTGATGCAGGTTCCGGAGATCTTTCTCCTGACGGTGGCCTACCGCCTGTTGCTGGAGGAGGGGGAGGACCGGCTCTGGGGCATCTGGACGGCCTTTTTCGGGGGGTTGCTCTGGGACCTGCGCTGGATTGGCATCCCGGGTTTCTTCACCCTGGGCTACGTCTGTGCCGTGATGCTGATCCTGTGGGCCTGGAACGCCATCCCCGTGCAGGGGCGAACGTCCATGGTCTTTTTTGCGCTTCTGGAGGTCACGCAGCTTCTGCCTCCGCTTCTGCCCGTCCTGATCTTCGGAGGCGACAGGGGGGGGGCTTTCTTCGCGCTGCAGCAGGCGCTGGCCCTTCCCCTGGTGCTGTTGTGCGTCTATCGCTATTCGAGGCGTATGAAGGAGCTCCATGCCTGAGATCAGGGAGTTGCTGGACGGCCGCCTGAAGATCATGCTGGGAGGGATCTTTCTCTCCCTGGCCATTCTGGTGGGAGGGCTTTATTTTTTTCAGATCCTTCATGGCGACAAGTACGTTCGCCTGGCCTACAACAATCGGCTGAGGCTGATTCGGGTGTCGGCGCCCCGCGGGGAGATCTTCGACCGTCACGGCGTCCCGCTGGCGGTCAACGAGACGACGTTCAGCATCATGGGATATCCGCTGGACCTCGATACGGGGAAAAAGCTGGAGCGCGTCAGCATCGTGCTGACGCGCCATGGTATTCCCATGACCGTGGAGGACCTCGAAAAGACGATCCGGCGGCAGCGCTGGGCCCCCTATCGCGTGATCCGCCTGGTTCCGAACTTGACGATGCCGCAGATGGCGGAGCTGGTCGCCGACCCCGAGTTTCCCCGGGAGTTGTTTCCCTTCCCCGTCTGGCGGAGGACGTATCCTGCGGGGGCCCTGGTCTCGAACGTCCTGGGGTATGTCGGGGAGATATCGGAGGAGGAGCTCCGGGCCAGCGCCGAGGGGGACTACTTCGGGGGAGACCTGATCGGCAAGGTGGGCGTCGAGCGCTCCTACGAGCCCGAGTTGCGCGGCGCGGCCGGGGAGGAGGCCCTGGAGGTCGACGCTCGGGGCCGCAAGGTCCGCACGCTGGACACCCGATCGGCGATGAAGGGGAGCGATTTGAAGCTGACCCTGGACATGGGGGTCCAGAAGCGAGCCGTCGAGCTCCTCGCGGGGCAGAGGGGGGCGCTCGTGGTGATGGACGTCCGGACGGGGGCGGTCCTGGCCCTGGCCTCCTCGCCGACCTACGACAACAACCCCCTGGCCTGGGGGGTCTCCGGGAAGGAATGGCGGGATATGACGCGGGACCCGGCCAAGCCGATGCTGGACCGAACCATCGCGGGGGTCTATCCGCCCGCCTCCACGTTCAAAGCGCTCGTGGCCCTGGCGGCCCTGGAGGAGGGGGTGATCGCGCCCTCCACGACCTTTTTTTGCGGCGGCGCCCTTCGTCTGCCCTCCCGGACGTTTCGGTGTTGGAGGCGCGGGGGACATGGCACGCTCAACGTACTGTCGG encodes:
- the mreC gene encoding rod shape-determining protein MreC, producing MLDRRQIREWIHSLTALILGLVLLAAGSSLGVSKQIVGLWGEVLSIPELPAVHLRALLRDGWLWAREKSALQREIERLRDENAKFRILEAAMANERLSSDLDARMGGARVTLRAPLSWWHEIRLDKGERNHVSVGLPIFQNGYLIGRVTSVSLFSSWAELLTSPSLMIPVVIEETRDLGVVVGDGNGSVLLDYIPSGRGNMAGMKVSTALIGEQLPPGLPIGRIKEEVEVSGSGYVTYRLEPGADLTRFYDVSILSPALFSPSKRPR
- the mrdA gene encoding penicillin-binding protein 2, encoding MPEIRELLDGRLKIMLGGIFLSLAILVGGLYFFQILHGDKYVRLAYNNRLRLIRVSAPRGEIFDRHGVPLAVNETTFSIMGYPLDLDTGKKLERVSIVLTRHGIPMTVEDLEKTIRRQRWAPYRVIRLVPNLTMPQMAELVADPEFPRELFPFPVWRRTYPAGALVSNVLGYVGEISEEELRASAEGDYFGGDLIGKVGVERSYEPELRGAAGEEALEVDARGRKVRTLDTRSAMKGSDLKLTLDMGVQKRAVELLAGQRGALVVMDVRTGAVLALASSPTYDNNPLAWGVSGKEWRDMTRDPAKPMLDRTIAGVYPPASTFKALVALAALEEGVIAPSTTFFCGGALRLPSRTFRCWRRGGHGTLNVLSALQYSCDVYFYQVGLKLGIDLLMKWCREFRLGEPTGIDLPGEASGTIAGPEWKRKRFRENWYQGDTINYSIGQGYLLLTPLQIARVYAAIANGGRLVHPFLCDRAYREPTGLPVGREKLATVQKGLEYVVRKGTGARAGQFGVTIAGKTGTAQNAHGDDHALFAGYAPADSPRFVAVAVIEAGKHGSSVASPIVGEILAHILSHPTGEGGDRGD